The following proteins come from a genomic window of Myroides odoratus DSM 2801:
- a CDS encoding outer membrane beta-barrel family protein codes for MKKTILLVFLLLSGVLCAQTQLKGTVKDTQNQPVGWATLLLQAIDNPKEEYVTMSEENGSFSFTVNKNKGDYKLLVSFIGYQTVEQQLSLAAAQTPLAITLASDENILDEVLITSHRKALKVTPGKATLNIEQSNLAQTQSAYDVLKSLPGVTMSQSGELKIKGKSGVTVLMDGQPTQLTTEQLKTILKGTPGSTLQTIEIMNIPPANIDASGTGGVINIISKKKLVQGFYGSVNSTVGISHKVSTDHALNLGYGNDHWNYNLMYSYSYAPDRWRENYEKKDVATVNQDWLNQSQRTFLNSKSHLVKFDVARTFERGHVLRLTTSFDYNDTPSTVKTHTTTGTTEASPEQSMQKNDSKSKLTTFKTDLQYTHKLAEKESWTTSAGLVYVKSDVTDFIVGKVAPFAPGNPWRTKQHNVYPTDRKEFNFKSDYQNTLWDEAQSSAKVEFGIKSNYASLQTDERLHTLLAQGEDLNQLNRSKFEYKTGVHAFYGSIDITQGKWAIIAGLRGEYTHINGDTLQHKNLVKQDYFSLFPTVQVTYTPSENYAIMASYARRIERPEFDKLNPAVRYLNNTTKTWGNPNLQPEFSNNIELTQQFLGFIDLTLGYSRITDPMLYSYFNESVNSAYFTSVNGKSRSEWQASLSLPIPGFNGWENYHGVYFYNTTFDNNRINTNKNSIGVFTYNNFKLPANFSLEATAWYQNGGIDSNFSYRSLGEVNVGVSKKFWQDQFTATFAVSDLFKTGGFRTSILEDPNQQTRFTFNNDMRVFKLGITYNFGGKNKKEEHKEEDPTLNKAHPAIKVIK; via the coding sequence ATGAAAAAAACGATACTCTTAGTATTCCTACTCTTGAGCGGGGTACTCTGTGCACAAACGCAACTGAAAGGCACAGTAAAAGACACCCAAAATCAGCCTGTTGGATGGGCTACTTTACTCTTACAAGCGATAGATAATCCCAAAGAGGAATACGTGACCATGAGTGAAGAAAATGGAAGCTTCAGCTTTACAGTAAACAAGAACAAGGGAGATTATAAACTGCTGGTGAGCTTTATTGGTTATCAGACAGTAGAACAGCAACTTTCCTTAGCTGCTGCCCAGACACCGCTAGCAATTACCCTTGCTAGTGATGAAAACATCCTCGATGAAGTGCTTATTACCAGCCATAGAAAAGCATTGAAGGTAACGCCTGGTAAAGCAACCTTAAATATTGAGCAAAGTAATTTAGCGCAAACACAATCAGCTTATGATGTATTGAAATCATTACCTGGTGTGACCATGAGTCAAAGTGGAGAACTTAAAATCAAAGGGAAATCAGGTGTAACTGTACTCATGGACGGACAACCGACACAGCTCACAACGGAGCAATTGAAAACCATCCTCAAAGGTACCCCGGGTTCTACCCTACAGACGATTGAAATCATGAATATTCCACCCGCCAATATTGATGCTTCAGGAACGGGTGGTGTTATTAATATTATTTCAAAAAAGAAATTAGTACAAGGTTTCTACGGTTCTGTAAATTCAACAGTGGGTATTAGCCATAAAGTTAGTACCGATCACGCCTTGAACCTCGGATACGGCAATGACCATTGGAACTATAATTTGATGTATTCCTACAGTTATGCGCCTGATCGATGGAGAGAGAACTATGAGAAAAAAGACGTAGCAACGGTGAATCAAGATTGGTTGAATCAGTCTCAGCGTACCTTTTTGAACAGCAAGTCACATCTAGTTAAGTTTGATGTCGCGAGAACCTTTGAACGAGGTCATGTCTTGCGCTTAACAACATCTTTCGACTATAATGATACGCCAAGTACCGTTAAAACTCATACAACGACAGGTACAACAGAAGCTTCCCCTGAGCAATCCATGCAAAAAAATGACAGCAAAAGTAAATTGACCACGTTTAAAACGGATCTACAATACACCCATAAATTGGCAGAAAAAGAAAGTTGGACTACCTCAGCGGGTCTAGTATATGTCAAATCGGATGTCACAGATTTTATTGTAGGAAAAGTAGCTCCTTTTGCACCTGGAAACCCTTGGAGGACAAAGCAACATAATGTATACCCAACGGATCGCAAAGAGTTTAATTTTAAATCAGATTATCAAAACACCTTATGGGACGAAGCGCAATCAAGCGCTAAAGTTGAATTTGGTATCAAGAGCAATTATGCGAGTTTACAGACAGATGAGCGTTTACATACCTTACTTGCACAAGGTGAAGACCTCAATCAGCTGAACCGAAGTAAATTTGAATATAAAACGGGGGTACATGCCTTTTATGGATCTATTGATATAACACAGGGTAAATGGGCTATTATAGCAGGTTTACGTGGAGAATACACCCATATCAATGGGGATACCTTACAGCATAAAAACTTAGTCAAACAAGATTATTTTTCTCTATTTCCAACCGTACAGGTTACCTATACGCCTAGTGAGAACTACGCCATCATGGCGTCTTACGCTCGAAGAATAGAACGACCTGAATTTGACAAGTTGAATCCTGCGGTTCGCTACCTCAACAACACCACAAAAACTTGGGGTAATCCCAATTTACAACCCGAATTTTCGAATAATATCGAACTGACGCAGCAATTTCTAGGTTTTATTGATCTGACTTTAGGATATAGCCGCATTACAGACCCGATGTTGTATAGCTATTTTAATGAAAGCGTAAACAGCGCTTACTTTACTAGTGTCAACGGAAAAAGTAGAAGCGAATGGCAAGCGTCTTTATCGTTGCCCATTCCAGGATTCAACGGTTGGGAAAATTATCACGGGGTTTATTTTTACAATACTACGTTTGATAATAACCGCATCAATACAAACAAAAATAGCATTGGTGTATTTACGTACAACAATTTTAAATTACCGGCGAATTTCAGTTTGGAAGCAACGGCTTGGTATCAAAATGGTGGAATCGACTCTAACTTTAGCTATCGCTCACTAGGGGAAGTTAATGTAGGGGTAAGTAAGAAATTTTGGCAAGATCAATTTACCGCCACCTTTGCGGTAAGTGATTTATTCAAAACGGGTGGTTTTAGAACATCCATTCTAGAAGATCCTAATCAACAAACGCGTTTTACGTTCAACAATGATATGAGAGTATTCAAGCTGGGAATCACTTACAATTTTGGAGGTAAAAACAAAAAAGAAGAACACAAAGAAGAAGATCC